In Quercus robur chromosome 10, dhQueRobu3.1, whole genome shotgun sequence, a genomic segment contains:
- the LOC126703854 gene encoding uncharacterized protein LOC126703854: protein MNFRSVLSFSEEDKIGTIQPHDDALLITLRIGDYDVNRVMVDGGSAAEVMYPDLYKGLGLKLEDLMPYNSPLISFDGKLVIAKGMIRLPIQTGPEIVEVNFIVVDTYSPYTAIVDKPWLHTLGAVASSLHQKMKFPPGDQVLEICGCQPMARQCVVAAVSHRLNAESSASTEKNL from the coding sequence ATGAACTTTCGTTCCGTCTTGAGTTTTTCAGAGGAGGACAAGATCGGAACCATCCAACCCCACGATGATGCGTTGTTGATCACTCTTAGAATTGGGGACTACGATGTAAACAGAGTGATGGTGGATGGCGGCAGTGCGGCCGAGGTTATGTACCCTGACCTCTACAAGGGGCTGGGGTTAAAACTAGAAGATTTGATGCCCTATAACTCTCCTCTGATAAGCTTCGACGGGAAGCTTGTCATTGCAAAgggcatgattaggctgccCATTCAGACCGGCCCAGAGATAGTGGAGGTGAACTTCATCGTGGTGGACACCTATTCCCCCTATACAGCCATCGTCGATAAGCCTTGGCTCCATACCTTAGGGGCTGTTGCTTCCTCATTGCATCAAAAGATGAAATTCCCGCCAGGGGACCAAGTTCTCGAAATCTGTGGTTGCCAACCCATGGCGAGGCAATGTGTGGTAGCGGCTGTTTCACATCGGCTCAATGCGGAATCCTCGGCCTCCACTGAGAAGaatttatag